The sequence below is a genomic window from Selenomonas ruminantium subsp. lactilytica TAM6421.
TGTAGAAAATCCCGAAGTGGTTAAAAACATTCATCGGGCTTATATCGAAGCCGGTGCAACCATTATCGAAACCAACACCTTCGGCGCCAGCCCCCTGAAATTGGAACATTACGGCCTGACTGACCGCATGGCCGAACTCAATAAAGCCGCTGTCACCATCGCCAAAGAAGCAGCCCAAGGACGGGCCAAAGTAGCCGGCTCCATGGGCCCCACCGGCCGCTTTATCGAACCGTTAGGGGATCTCTCCTTCGATGATGCTTATACGAACTTCTTTGACCAGGCAACAGCCCTGGCGGAAGCAGGCGCTGATTTCCTGATCATTGAAACCTGCATCGACCTGCAGGAAATGCGTGCCGCCCTGCTGGCCGCCAAAGCAGCCTGTGATATTCCCGTGATCTGTCAGCTTTCCTACAGTGAAGACGGCCGTACCGTAACGGGCACCGATCCCCAGTCTGCCGCCATCCTGCTGGATGCCATGGGCGCTGACATCATCGGTGTCAACTGCTCCCTGGGGCCGGAAGAACTGGTGCCCATCGTCAAAACCCTGGCCGAAAACTGCACCTGCCCCATCAGCGTCCTGCCCAATGCCGGCATGCCCTACCTCAAGGATGGACAGACCGTCTTCCCCATGGGCCCGGAAGATTTCGGCAAGTGGGGCGTGAAGCTGTTGGAAGCCGGGGCTTCCTATCTGGGCGGCTGCTGCGGCACCACCCCCGAACATATCCGGGAACTGGCTAACGCCGTAAAGGACCTGCCCCTGCCGGAACGCAGGCTGCCCGCCAAAAGACTCTGGCTCACCAGCCGCAGCAAGGCCGTCTGCATTGACAGATCCCTGCCCACCCGCCTGATTGGCGAGCGCATCAACCCCACGGGCCGCAAGAAGCTGGCCGCCGAAATCAAGGAGGGCTCCCTGCTTGGTGTCAAGAAGGAAGCCGTCAATCAGGTCAAGGCCGGGGCCCATCTGCTGGATGTCAATATGGGGGTTGGCGGCATCGACCAAGCCGCTGCCATGAAGCGGGCCGTAACCGAGATATCCCAGCTCACCGACGCCCCGCTGTCCATCGATACCAGCGATGCCAAAGCGCTGGAAGCCGGCCTCAAAGCCTATCCCGGCCGTGCCCTTATAAACTCCGTCAGCTATGAACCGGAACGCATTGCCGAGTTCCTGCCTTTAGCAAAAAAATACGGCGCGGCTATCCTCTGCCTGCCCATCACACCGGATGGTGTCCCCAAGACCGCCGAGGAACGCATTGCCGTAATGCATAAGATCATCGCCGCAGCCAAGGAACAGGGCCTGGATGATGGGGATTTCCTGCTGGATGCGCTGGTCATGACCGTATCCGCGGATAAAAATGCCTGCTATGAAGTCCTCATCACCCTGCAGATGTACCGGGAACGCTTCGGCTATCCCACCACCATGGGGCTTTCCAATATCTCCTTTGGCCTGCCCAACCGCCCGCTGATCAACAGCACCTTCTTTGCCATGTGCTTAGCAGCCGGTTTAGATGCCCCCATCATGAATCCCTATGATGAAGCCATGCAAAGGGCCCTGATGGCCAGCGCCGCCCTGCTCGGTGATGATCCCAACGGACTAGCCTACAGCAAGAACGAGGCCAATCTGGCCGTGCCCAAGGCAGCCGCCACAGCAAAAGTCACGGAGCTTTCCCCGTTGGAAGCCATCAAACAGGCCGTGATTGACGGCGAAAAGGACGAAATCCCCTCTCTGGTGGAAAATGCCCTGAAATCCGGTCTTGAAGCCAACACCATCACCGAACAGGCTCTGACAGCCGCCATGACGGATATCGGCGTGGACTTCGGCGCAGGCCGCATGTTCCTGCCCCAGGTCCTGCTCTCTGCCGAAACCATGCGGTCTGCCTTCAATAAGCTCAAGGAACTGACCCCCGCCAACGCCGCCGCCCCGAACCAAGGTACAGTGGTGATTGCCACCGTCAAAGGTGACGTACACGATCTGGGCAAGAACATAACGGGTGCCCTGCTGGCCAACAGCGGGTTCAAACTCATCGATTTGGGCAAGGACGTGGACAGCACGGAAATCGTCAAGGCTGCCATCGAAAACAATGCCGATATCGTCGGCCTCTGCGCCCTGATGACCACCACCATGGTACAGATTGACAAGGTCATCGCCGACCTCAAGGAAGCCGGCTGCGATGCCAAAGTCATGGTGGGCGGCGCCGCCGTAACCCAGGACTACGCCGACAGTGCCGGTGCCGACGCCT
It includes:
- a CDS encoding homocysteine S-methyltransferase family protein, whose amino-acid sequence is MSRIEIFDGAMGTMLQAGGLQPGACPELMNVENPEVVKNIHRAYIEAGATIIETNTFGASPLKLEHYGLTDRMAELNKAAVTIAKEAAQGRAKVAGSMGPTGRFIEPLGDLSFDDAYTNFFDQATALAEAGADFLIIETCIDLQEMRAALLAAKAACDIPVICQLSYSEDGRTVTGTDPQSAAILLDAMGADIIGVNCSLGPEELVPIVKTLAENCTCPISVLPNAGMPYLKDGQTVFPMGPEDFGKWGVKLLEAGASYLGGCCGTTPEHIRELANAVKDLPLPERRLPAKRLWLTSRSKAVCIDRSLPTRLIGERINPTGRKKLAAEIKEGSLLGVKKEAVNQVKAGAHLLDVNMGVGGIDQAAAMKRAVTEISQLTDAPLSIDTSDAKALEAGLKAYPGRALINSVSYEPERIAEFLPLAKKYGAAILCLPITPDGVPKTAEERIAVMHKIIAAAKEQGLDDGDFLLDALVMTVSADKNACYEVLITLQMYRERFGYPTTMGLSNISFGLPNRPLINSTFFAMCLAAGLDAPIMNPYDEAMQRALMASAALLGDDPNGLAYSKNEANLAVPKAAATAKVTELSPLEAIKQAVIDGEKDEIPSLVENALKSGLEANTITEQALTAAMTDIGVDFGAGRMFLPQVLLSAETMRSAFNKLKELTPANAAAPNQGTVVIATVKGDVHDLGKNITGALLANSGFKLIDLGKDVDSTEIVKAAIENNADIVGLCALMTTTMVQIDKVIADLKEAGCDAKVMVGGAAVTQDYADSAGADAYAPDGVKAVELAKELVKK